A window from Carassius gibelio isolate Cgi1373 ecotype wild population from Czech Republic chromosome B3, carGib1.2-hapl.c, whole genome shotgun sequence encodes these proteins:
- the LOC127953618 gene encoding RING finger protein 222-like: MDEEAQDSECPVCFESFSDCTRTLSCGHHFCHDCLVRTLLNTNLNRSIKRDNILCPVCRHLTVITKLHGFTVSTDEAKRIGKTLEVPSPVFTVGSHTGGLGCFCRCLSCITCRLCSRRLVCAKDASEVFIISELGRPMAEGDVIDFGTTSAMQQDYSSSGRRLCTISCCLLVLMITFTLLALVAATLPWVLLA, encoded by the coding sequence ATGGACGAGGAGGCTCAGGACAGCGAGTGTCCGGTGTGTTTCGAGAGTTTTTCGGACTGCACCAGGACGCTCAGCTGCGGGCATCACTTCTGCCATGACTGCTTAGTACGGACTCTGCTGAACACCAACCTGAACAGATCCATCAAACGGGATAATATCCTCTGCCCCGTCTGCAGACACCTGACAGTCATCACAAAGCTCCACGGATTCACAGTCTCGACGGATGAAGCCAAAAGGATCGGGAAGACACTGGAAGTACCCTCTCCTGTATTCACCGTTGGGTCTCACACCGGAGGTCTCGGCTGCTTCTGCAGGTGTCTGAGCTGTATTACATGCAGACTATGTAGTCGAAGACTTGTCTGCGCTAAAGACGCTTCAGAAGTGTTCATCATCAGTGAGTTGGGTCGACCCATGGCAGAGGGTGATGTTATTGACTTTGGGACAACTTCAGCCATGCAGCAGGACTACAGCAGCAGTGGACGGAGACTTTGCACCATCTCCTGCTGCCTTCTGGTCCTAATGATCACTTTCACCTTACTGGCTCTGGTGGCTGCCACACTTCCATGGGTTTTGTTGGCTTAA